The Xyrauchen texanus isolate HMW12.3.18 chromosome 28, RBS_HiC_50CHRs, whole genome shotgun sequence genome has a segment encoding these proteins:
- the tmem30ab gene encoding transmembrane protein 30Ab: MMASSYNAKEEDGHHSGSAVLGGTAIRTKKPDNTAFKQQRLPAWQPILTAGTVLPAFFVIGLIFIPIGIGLYVTSNNIKEIEIDYTGTEMSSPCFNCSQSYSWNSTTPCKCVLAFSLDQPFESNVFMYYGLSNFYQNHRRYVKSRDDSQLNGDERSLKEPSKECDPYGTNDNKPIAPCGAIANSMFNDTLDLFYMDPNGTKIQIPLIKKGIAWWTDKHVKFRNPGGSNPNLTAVFTDTVKPINWRIPVYELDKDQENNGFINEDFIVWMRTAALPTFRKLYRIIQKKNNITPTLPRGSYTLEITYNYPVRSFEGRKRMILSTISWMGGKNPFLGIAYMTVGSICFFLGVVLLFIHHKYGNRNNSSDIPN; the protein is encoded by the exons ATGATGGCGTCCAGCTACAACGCAAAGGAGGAAGACGGTCATCACTCCGGTTCCGCGGTGCTCGGCGGCACCGCTATCCGGACCAAAAAGCCTGACAACACCGCCTTTAAACAGCAGCGATTACCCGCTTGGCAGCCCATTCTGACCGCGGGGACAGTGCTGCCCGCTTTCTTCGTCATCGGCCTCATCTTCATCCCCATAGGAATCGGCCTGTACGTGACGTCCAACAACATCAAGGAGATCGAG ATTGATTATACCGGGACTGAAATGTCCAGCCCATGTTTTAACTGCTCTCAAAGCTACAGCTGGAACAGCACAACTCCATGCAAATGTGTCCTGGCCTTCTCTCTCGACCAGCCCTTCGAG AGTAATGTCTTCATGTACTACGGCTTGTCGAATTTCTACCAAAACCATCGGCGATATGTGAAGTCCAGGGATGACAGCCAGCTTAATGGAGATGAGCGCTCGCTTAAG GAACCAAGCAAAGAATGTGATCCGTACGGCACTAATGACAACAAGCCTATAGCCCCATGTGGAGCTATCGCTAACAGCATGTTTAATG ACACACTGGACTTGTTTTACATGGATCCCAATGGAACAAAAATCCAAATTCCATTGATCAAAAAAGGAATCGCATGGTGGACCGACAAGCATGTGAAGTTCAGAAACCCTGGTGGCAGTAATCCAAATCTTACTGCTGTTTTTACTG ACACAGTAAAGCCAATAAACTGGCGCATCCCTGTTTATGAACTGGACAAAGACCAAGAAAACAATGGCTTCATTAATGAGGATTTCATTGTGTGGATGCGCACTGCTGCCCTCCctaccttcagaaagctgtaccGCATCATTCAGAAGAAGAACAACATAACACCCACTCTGCCCAGAGGCAGCTACACCCTGGAGATAACCTACA ACTACCCAGTCCGCAGCTTTGAAGGCAGGAAACGTATGATCCTAAGCACCATCTCCTGGATGGGAGGAAAAAATCCTTTCCTGGGCATCGCCTACATGACCGTGGGCTCTATCTGCTTCTTCCTCGGTGTAGTGCTCCTCTTCATACATCACAAATATGGAAACCGTAACAACAGCTCTGATATTCCTAATTAA
- the kcnk13b gene encoding potassium channel subfamily K member 13b, with the protein MACRGGCCSHGIGPLNEDNARFLMLALLIIIYLLCGAAVFSALEHPKEKLAKERWAQRIEQFAQKYNLSQDDLKNFLRNYEEANVAGIRVDATRPRWDFTGAFYFVGTVVSTIGFGMTTPVTITGKIFLIFYGLIGCAATILFFNLFLERVITVIAFVLKFCHERREQRIAASPQNHSRPSTSYRERRTDSLAGWKPSVYCVMFILGVAAILVSCCASALYSAAEGWDYLDSLYFCFVAFSTIGFGDMVSNQREMYEAQAAYRVGNFLFILTGVCCIYSLFNVISIVIKQVLNWLLQTLETPCCCPGQGNRHSRRNVVAPGHLRTRRDNSIETDAVNDSEADGRRMSGEMISMKDFLAANKVNLAMMQKQLSEMANGHPRQLGSSSRHNEFSEGVGALGIMNNRLAETSVDR; encoded by the exons ATGGCTTGCCGAGGTGGTTGCTGCAGCCACGGCATCGGTCCCCTGAATGAAGATAATGCCAGATTTCTCATGCTGGCTTTGTTGATCATCATCTACCTGTTATGTGGTGCAGCGGTGTTTTCAGCCCTTGAGCATCCGAAGGAGAAGCTCGCCAAAGAGAGATGGGCTCAGAGGATCGAGCAGTTCGCCCAGAAGTACAACCTGAGTCAAGACGACCTGAAGAACTTTCTGAGGAACTATGAGGAGGCCAATGTGGCCGGAATTCGTGTGGACGCAACCAGACCTCGATGGGATTTTACAGGGGCTTTTTATTTTGTCGGAACGGTGGTTTCAACCATAG GTTTTGGGATGACAACACCTGTTACTATCACAGGCAAGATATTCCTGATCTTTTATGGGCTCATTGGTTGTGCTGCCACCATTTTGTTCTTTAACCTCTTCCTGGAACGCGTTATCACCGTGATTGCATTCGTTTTGAAGTTCTGCCATGAGCGTAGAGAACAGCGCATAGCCGCGTCACCTCAAAACCACAGCCGCCCCTCTACCAGCTACAGAGAGCGCCGCACAGACAGCTTGGCAGGCTGGAAGCCTTCGGTGTACTGTGTGATGTTCATTCTAGGAGTCGCTGCCATCTTGGTCTCTTGCTGCGCATCTGCATTGTATTCTGCAGCAGAAGGTTGGGACTACCTGGACTCCCTCTATTTCTGTTTTGTGGCTTTCAGCACCATCGGCTTTGGGGATATGGTGAGCAACCAGCGTGAGATGTACGAGGCTCAGGCGGCCTATAGGGTGGGAAACTTCCTTTTCATTCTAACAGGGGTGTGTTGCATCTACTCGCTGTTCAACGTAATTTCCATCGTTATCAAGCAAGTTCTCAACTGGCTTCTGCAGACACTAGAGACTCCTTGCTGTTGCCCAGGCCAAGGGAACCGCCATTCACGGAGGAATGTGGTAGCGCCTGGACACTTGAGAACCCGTCGGGACAATTCCATTGAGACTGACGCAGTCAATGATAGCGAGGCGGATGGACGCCGAATGTCTGGAGAGATGATCTCAATGAAGGACTTTCTAGCTGCTAATAAAGTTAATCTAGCCATGATGCAGAAGCAGCTGTCAGAGATGGCCAATGGGCATCCTCGCCAATTAGGGTCCAGCTCACGCCACAATGAGTTCTCTGAAGGGGTTGGTGCGCTGGGAATAATGAACAACCGATTGGCAGAGACGAGTGTGGATAGATAA